The Hydrogenobacter sp. genome contains the following window.
TTGTATGAAATTCCCTGATCAAAAAACCCTCTTCGTATTTCCATTCGGGAAGTTCCCTATTTATGCGATCAAGTACCTGTGAGTTTGTGTAAACTTTCAGATCTCTCTCTTCTGACATTCGGGACACACTCCATAAATATGAAGGGAGTATTTTTCAACCCTGTACCCTTCCATATAGTTTGGAGGTTGCCAGTTTATGTCAAGGTGAATGTCCCTTATAGCACCGCACCGCGTACATATGAGGTGGTGATGATCTTCCACGTTGGCATCGTACCTGATGGAACCTCCCCAATAAGCTACCCTTTTGACAAAACCGAGTTCTTCAAGGGTTTCCACCGTTCTGTAAACTGTCGCCAAGGAAACAAAAGGGTATCTCTTTTTTACCTCGTTGTAAACCTCTTCTACTGTAGGGTGATCCTCTCTATTTAGAAGCACTTCATAAACCGCAACCCTTTGAGGGGTAATCTTAAGTCCCATACTTTTACACCTATCTATGAACCTATCAAGCCTTACTTCAACATCCTTAACCATAATGTGTTATAATATAAAGCATTTAAAAATGATTTTCAAGAGGTAATGAAAGCTCATACTTCGTATATAAGGTCCAAAAGATCCTTTGCGAGTTTTTGATCTATACTTCTGAGTTTTTTGTATATATTGCGAGCCTCATCTATCTTTTTGAGTCTTACGTAAGCTACTCCAAGCTTGAAGTTAAGGTCAGGATCGTTCGGTTTTTTCTCCAGTTCTTTTTTTAAGTCTTCAATGTACCTCTCTACGAGACCTTCTCCCATCCTGCTAAAAGGTCCTTTGTAGTCTTTTTCCATCATGTTCCCGCACTGTAAAATCTATACCTTAATCCACTTATCCTATCCAGATTACTAAGAATCAGATCCTCAATGTAAGGGTTATAGGATATGATGAGAACGTCAAGAGAAAATCCTCCTTCTTCAAGCACCTTCCTTGCCGAAAGGAGAAACTCTCTGAGCACCTCATCGCACTCTACCTCAAAAGGCGCTCCCAGAAAGTGATGGCTCATACTGAGAAAGCTTCCCGGTTTTACCTTCACCATAAGTCTTACCGGGTTGAGAGCCTCCAAAAGCCTGTCTTTTGATTTTGCAAATTGCAAACCAAACATAAGCATGGCATCAGTAACTATGTATTTAGAGTTTAAAGTTATAAACTGCCTAAAGCCCGTTTCCTTAAAGTCCATCTTCAAATTATCCTTTGCGGTTTCTACCCAATGGGGATGCGGGTTGTCTACAAGCCAGAGGAGCTTTTCTGGATAAAAACGTTTCCCTTCTTCTTTACCCCAAATCATAATAGCGAGGGGCATTCTAATAAATATATACCAAACTAATTGGGAAAATCTCCTTTTGTGCAGAGGCTTATTTTTGTACCATGTCCAACTTTGCTCTCTATAGAAAGTTTAAAGTGGTGAGCATCAGCTATAGCTTTAACTATGGAAAGCCCAAGTCCGAAACCCTCTTTATCCTGAGCCTCCCTGTAAAACCTCTCAAAGACTTTCTGAGTGTCTTTTATGCCTCTTCCGTTATCCTCAACAATGAGACATCCGTCAGAATAATAAAGCCTTATTGTCCCTCCCTCTTGAGTATACTTATAGCTGTTTTCTACGAGATTCCCTAAAGCTATCTTCATGTAGTCTCTGTCTGCGAGGATTTTGACGTCCTGGATCAGATACTCCACCCTGAAGTTATGCGTTCGCTTTATAAATTCGTACTCTTCATCTATCTCCACAAATATCTCGTTTAAGCTTACCGGAGAAAGTTTAAGTGGTATACCGGATTCTAATCTCATCAGAAGTACCAAATGGTTTATAAGTCTTTCCATTTTGCTCACTTGGATCGACATGTTTTTGATCACTTCTCCAAGCCTTGCTTCATCTTTGTAAATACCCATGCTGATAAGCTCAAGCTGTCCTTTTATATAAGTGAGTGGTGTTTTAAGCTCGTGCGCCATACCGGCTATAAAATCCTTTTGCCAGTCAAAAGTTTTTTGGAGTTTTCCGAGCATATCCCTGTAAGCGTTTTGAAGAACCCCAAACTCATCTTTACTGTCGCTTTTTTCTACCTTCACTCCCATGTTTCCCCTGTATACCTCCATAGAGATACTGGTAAGATACCCAAGAGGTTTAAGCATACGCCTTATAAAGATCATAAGGGTAAGAGCTATAAGTAAGGATATGAACAAGGTAAATAGTGTTATGAAAGTTACGAGCTTTTTTTGGATACTTTCTATCCTTTCCATCTTTCCAAGAAGGACGAGTTTGTAATCGCCCAAATCTTTAACGATAAAGGTGTACTCGTACAGAACGCCCTTCTTGTTGTTTAAAAAGAATTTTATATCCTCGGGAGTTATCTGCGGATCTTCACCATCCAAGAAGGATTCTTTATGCTTTATATTGCCCTTTTTGTCTATCACAACGCTCGCTATATCTCTGGAAACCACATCGGAGGCTAATAAATTTATGTATCTTGATGGGTTTGCGTGAAGGTTTTTGTAGAACTCTATGGCAGGTTTTATTTGATACTCCATGTAGTCGTAAGTGTAGTTAAGAAGTAGTTCCTTAACAGCGGTAAGTGTAAATAGAGCCACACTTAGCATGCTAATTACATAAGCGCTTACGAAAAAGAGGAGAAGTTTAAACTTAACTGACATCCTGAGGTTTGAGCATGTAACCCATTCCCCTGATGGTGTGTATGAGCTTTGGAGGTCTATCTTCCAACTTGTTTCTGAGGTTTTTTATGTAGACATCTACCACGTTGGAGTTTTCACCGTAAGATGATCCCCAAACTTTTGCAAAGAGCCTTTCCCTGCTCAGCACTTCTCCCGCATGTTCTGCAAGCACTTTAAGAAGCTTGAACTCCCTGTTTGTAAGCTTTACACTTTGTCCTCTATAGTAGACTTCATAAGACTTTGGATTTATCACAAGATCACCTATCTTTATGATACCCTCTTCTTCTTTCTTACACCTTCTGAGTACAGCGTTTATCCTTGCAAGCACCTCCTTAAATGAAAAGGGTTTTGTTATGTAATCATCTGCACCAGCGGAAAGTCCTTCCACCTTATCTTCCACTTGGGATTTTGCGGTGATCATTATAACGGGTGTATCTTTGACCTCCCTTATTCTCCTTAGCACCTTTATGCCATCAAACTTGGGAAGCATTATGTCAAGAAGTACAAGGTCATAATCTCCATCTGTCACTTCCCTTATTGCGGAAAAACCGTCTCTTACCCAAACTACGTTGTAGCCTTCGTACTGGAGACCTTCCTTTATCATCTCTCCTACATAAGTATCATCTTCAACGAGAAGTACTCTCATTGGGCAACTTTATAAACTCCTCCACATCCATGATTTTAAACGCATCCCTATAGGGTTGTAAAGATATCTCCAGAGCCTCTTCAAGTTTTTTCTGACCGAGAGTCCTGTATCCTATATCCAGTAGTGTAGATAGAAATCCGAGAATCACGTCATCTTCTTCTTTGGGTCTTCTCCTGTACTTTATGGACCCTTCCTCGTATACAAATAGGTCAGAAGATGCGGTGTATCCCATTATGCTTTGATTTACATCACTCACATGCTTTAGTAGTATGCCGTAAACGAGATTTATCAAAAAGAGGTAAACCACCGATCCCATATTGCCCATAGGTTCATAGAAGATAAGATCCATCCAGAAGGGTTTTTCAAGCTTTAGCTGTGAGATGGTTTTGATATGACCTTGATCTTCCTCCAACATACCTCTCATCTTTCCCTCTTCGTAAAGTATGTAAACCTTTTTCTGCGGCATGTGAAGCATGATAAGACCACTGCTTTTTGTTCTGCTCATACCCATAAATACCTTCCCTACCTCAAGAAAGTCACCCTGAAGGCTATTTACACTTCTGTTTTCCGAATGTTTTAGCATATAAAGGCTCATAGAAGTAGCATCCATACTAATCACGCTTATGTGCATGGAATTGCTTTGATTTAGGAAAAACTCAAAAAAATCATAATTTACCGGGTATAAGCTTATGGGTTTTCCTTTTACATAATACATCTCAAACTCGTTAGACTGATCCGTTGCCTTTAAAAAACCAGTAAATTTGCTAAGCTGAAGATTTTCAAGTATAGTGTTGATATTTATTTTCTTTGCCTCCACATCCTTTATGATGTACTCTGTCAAAAACTTGTTCCTTTCTATATCAATTTGATAAAACTGGTGTATATCAAGAAAACCTTGTGAAAAAAGTTCTTTGACCTTGCGCAGTGTATCTATTATACTGTCTTCGGAGGAACCGATTATTTCGTATAGGTTTTTTTCGTCATACTTTTCCATGCCTTCAAAAGGTTTTTGTACTTTTAAAACCGCAAAAGGGGTAATGATCTTATCTATAAGGTTCTTTAGTTCATGAGAAACGAGTTGTAGTTGCAGTACCAATTCTTCAGCTTGAATGGGTTGTTCAAGGTTAAGGAAGTTCTCAATGGGTGTATCTTCCCTGAAAGTAAAAAAACCTTCTGGATTTTCCAAAACTTCGGAGAGGTGATAAAAAAGTAAAGCTGTCCTATTTTTTAGACTTTCGGAAACACCTTCAAAGGAAGGTACTGAAAAAGCCTTCACCTTACCCTTTTGTATATAGAGGGATATAAAGCTTCCGTTGGAAAAAAAGTCCAGAATGCCCTCCTTATTTATGAGACAGCTGTTTATTATATCTATCACATCTTGAGCGGTATTTATGTATCCAGACAGCATCTTATCCTACCATCTGCCTTATTTTGCTTAGCATCTTGCTGGTAAGTAGATTAAAGGTTTCAAGTACTCCCTCACCTTTGATGGCTATTGCAGGCACTGAAGTTATACCTTCAAGGTTTAACTCCTTTTCTAAGGTT
Protein-coding sequences here:
- a CDS encoding response regulator transcription factor, which produces MRVLLVEDDTYVGEMIKEGLQYEGYNVVWVRDGFSAIREVTDGDYDLVLLDIMLPKFDGIKVLRRIREVKDTPVIMITAKSQVEDKVEGLSAGADDYITKPFSFKEVLARINAVLRRCKKEEEGIIKIGDLVINPKSYEVYYRGQSVKLTNREFKLLKVLAEHAGEVLSRERLFAKVWGSSYGENSNVVDVYIKNLRNKLEDRPPKLIHTIRGMGYMLKPQDVS
- a CDS encoding tetratricopeptide repeat protein is translated as MMEKDYKGPFSRMGEGLVERYIEDLKKELEKKPNDPDLNFKLGVAYVRLKKIDEARNIYKKLRSIDQKLAKDLLDLIYEV
- a CDS encoding HAMP domain-containing sensor histidine kinase — protein: MSVKFKLLLFFVSAYVISMLSVALFTLTAVKELLLNYTYDYMEYQIKPAIEFYKNLHANPSRYINLLASDVVSRDIASVVIDKKGNIKHKESFLDGEDPQITPEDIKFFLNNKKGVLYEYTFIVKDLGDYKLVLLGKMERIESIQKKLVTFITLFTLFISLLIALTLMIFIRRMLKPLGYLTSISMEVYRGNMGVKVEKSDSKDEFGVLQNAYRDMLGKLQKTFDWQKDFIAGMAHELKTPLTYIKGQLELISMGIYKDEARLGEVIKNMSIQVSKMERLINHLVLLMRLESGIPLKLSPVSLNEIFVEIDEEYEFIKRTHNFRVEYLIQDVKILADRDYMKIALGNLVENSYKYTQEGGTIRLYYSDGCLIVEDNGRGIKDTQKVFERFYREAQDKEGFGLGLSIVKAIADAHHFKLSIESKVGHGTKISLCTKGDFPN
- a CDS encoding Fur family transcriptional regulator, with amino-acid sequence MVKDVEVRLDRFIDRCKSMGLKITPQRVAVYEVLLNREDHPTVEEVYNEVKKRYPFVSLATVYRTVETLEELGFVKRVAYWGGSIRYDANVEDHHHLICTRCGAIRDIHLDINWQPPNYMEGYRVEKYSLHIYGVCPECQKREI